The Stieleria maiorica genome includes the window AGGAAAGTCAATCAACGAAATTGGTGTGCTGGAAATTACCATGCCCCGACGGCAAGGTTGGAGTGATCCGCAGGTGATGTTTCGAAATTCTCGCTGGGTCGGAGGCAAGTATGTTCCGCACGTGCATGCGTACCGTCAGAAATAGGCGAACCAGACTACCGGTGCGACGCATCGTGTTTCCTTCGCAGATGTCCTTTTCAATGGTCCGATCGATGATGTTTCGTTTTCAATTCACCTTGCTTCTTCTTTTGTGGCCGGCCGGTTTGTGGGCGGCGGCGCCATCCAGACCGAATATCGTCGTGTTCCTGGCCGACGACATGGGCTGGGGGGACTCGGCGACGTATGGCCACGAGCTTATCCAAACACCTAATCTGGACAAATTGGCGTCCCAAGGAGTGAAGTTCACTCAGTGCTATTCGGCTTGCGGTGTCTGTTCGCCGTCTCGGTCGGCGATCTTGACCGGTCGAACGCCGTATCGAAACGGTGTCTATCGACATTTGTCAGGCAGTCATGAAGCTCACCTGCGAAGCAGCGAGATCACGTATCCCAAGCTGTTGAAATCGATCGGTTACGAAACCTGCCACGTCGGAAAATGGCATCTCAATTCCAAGCCGCAGTTCAACACGTCCGAATATCCGCAACCTGGCGATCATGGGTACGACTATTGGATGGCAACGCACAACAACGCGGAACCGAGCCACAAAAACCCGAACAACTTTGTCCGCAATGGAGAACCCGTCGGTGAGCTTACCGGGTTCTCAGCACCACTGGTTGCCGCTGAAGCAGCACACTGGTTGAGTGCGATTCGCGACGATTCGAAGCCGTTCGCTCTGTCGATCTGGATCCATGAACCCCACTCACCGATTGCGACGGACCTGCAGTTCTCCGGTCTTTATGACGGGCACGCGAATAGTGAGTACATGGGCAACATCACACAGCTGGATCATGCGTTAGGATTGGTGATGGATGCGTTGGACCGCGAAGGGGTCAGCGACGACACGTTGTTGATCTTTACTTCGGACAACGGCCCGGTCGCAAATTTTGGGGGAACGACCGGTGGATTGCGAGGCGGCAAACGCAGTGACCATGAAGGCGGCATCCGAGTGCCGGGTGTTGTGCGCTGGCCGGGACAGATCAAGCCCGGAACGGTCAGCGATGTTCCCGTGATCGGCACGGACATCTTCGCCACGGTGTTGGACATCACCGACATTCCCATGCCCCAGGATCGAACGATCGACGGCATCAGCATGCTGCCCGCCTTCGACGGCAAGCCCCTGACGCGAAAGACTCCCCTTTTCTGGCGCACTCACGTATCGCCGCCGGCCGATCGCGTCGCACTCCGCATCGGTGACTGGAAACTGGTGGGTGACGATACGTTGACGAAGTTTCAGCTGT containing:
- a CDS encoding sulfatase family protein — translated: MLLLLWPAGLWAAAPSRPNIVVFLADDMGWGDSATYGHELIQTPNLDKLASQGVKFTQCYSACGVCSPSRSAILTGRTPYRNGVYRHLSGSHEAHLRSSEITYPKLLKSIGYETCHVGKWHLNSKPQFNTSEYPQPGDHGYDYWMATHNNAEPSHKNPNNFVRNGEPVGELTGFSAPLVAAEAAHWLSAIRDDSKPFALSIWIHEPHSPIATDLQFSGLYDGHANSEYMGNITQLDHALGLVMDALDREGVSDDTLLIFTSDNGPVANFGGTTGGLRGGKRSDHEGGIRVPGVVRWPGQIKPGTVSDVPVIGTDIFATVLDITDIPMPQDRTIDGISMLPAFDGKPLTRKTPLFWRTHVSPPADRVALRIGDWKLVGDDTLTKFQLYQIRQDWKEEHDLASAMPEKTEAMKKRLFEVWSDIESEGPAHWWKNERQKPVRGGTVNY